Proteins encoded by one window of Cloeon dipterum chromosome 4, ieCloDipt1.1, whole genome shotgun sequence:
- the LOC135944750 gene encoding lutropin-choriogonadotropic hormone receptor-like, with protein sequence MAAEPKLLPLLLVLAAAVAAAAASDRPLCDGGLCRCKPESKQVVCRSAALDRVPSAAVIARVPAVKKLDLTGNNITYVATGDMEGLNTLEELNLRKNHLWEIEVGAFAGLENLKILDLDDNYLTEIPQAVVGLPLLKHLSLSNNKIKVIPHGILQKLPRLLVLELRGNPMTFLHPDAFVGLTFMRKLILSDARNLTIFPNLNGSSSLEILTIERASLQEVPSNLCALTPKLKSLDLSSNELSRIPDLSECKELRILELSKNQIETVESHPFSALSQLHDLLLSRNKIKHVPQEAFKGLSKLQVLDLEGNGIESIHPETFIPLTTLEDLNLGNNQFSHLPEQGLSNLLHLKTFNNPNLREFPGPQHFPRILTLVLSYAYHCCAFQPPDEEDADSLDQNKLVFDDTVIFPGSGSNFDLGLWNSSDSELWPKLRNLTDKFGPDIAKILESFGPDVTYPSNLPAYMEEYYEEHVGAKRHGRVHCLPLPGPFLPCHDLFDWWTLRCGVWIVFLLAMLGNGTVVFVLTFSRSKMDVPRFLVCNLAMADFFMGIYLGFLAVVDASTLGEFRKYAIPWQMSVGCQLAGFLGVLSCELSVYTLAVITLERNYAITHAMHLNKRLSLKHAGYIMLGGWTFSLSMAILPLIGISDYRKFAVCLPFETMGTASLSYVVFLMFINGVAFLILMGCYLKMYCAIRGSQAWNSNDSRIAKRMALLVFTDFICWSPIAFFSLTAAFGLQLISLEQAKVFTVFVLPLNSCCNPFLYAILTKQFKKDCVLICKAIEESRVTRGIGRCRHSSNFSNRQTPANTNSLVDRSSREHAPCACSAMNIASPTAKLLAQNPRMQRIEIASPNRNAPARMWIMDKVSWFLCHKDVPLERNDQYAYQIAEIQQKQHKRASSVSSENFSSSRSDSWRNAHHRCGIPLRLLDPKRRSSWAVTRKTSQESNLSSSRNDSATSASTSTWRMSRSSASGSESYVVPKNRAASASSAAAHPSPLQPLLPVASGGGAEPVVVPCKAKPRLTRQSAVSHPELGDEPAPRGLLVRHLATIPSAAESTEVGGAGADFASAVSTSTNSQLEPSHKESVKDDSIV encoded by the exons ATGGCGGCCGAACCgaagctgctgccgctgctgctggtgctggcggcggccgtggccgccgcagccgcctcCGACCGCCCCCTGTGCGACGGTGGCCTCTGCAGGTGCAAGCCCGAGAGCAAGCAGGTCGTGTGCCGATCCGCCGCCCTGGACCGCGTGCCATCGGCAGCCGTCATCGCACGCGTGCCAGCCGTCAAGAAGCT GGACCTGACTGGGAACAACATCACTTATGTGGCCACGGGGGACATGGAGGGACTCAACACCCTCGAGGAACT GAATCTCCGGAAGAACCACCTTTGGGAAATAGAAGTGGGTGCCTTTGCGGGGCTagaaaacttgaaaatctT AGATTTGGATGATAATTACTTAACTGAGATCCCGCAGGCCGTCGTGGGGCTTCCACTTTTAAAGCATTT ATCTCTGTCAAACAATAAGATTAAAGTAATCCCACACGGCATACTGCAGAAATTACCTCGGCTGCTAGTGCTAGAACTGAGAGGCAACCCCATGACCTTCCTTCACCCTGATGCATTTGTTGGACTGACGTTCATGAGAAAACT AATTCTGTCTGATGCACGAAATCTGACCATTTTCCCCAATTTAAACGGGAGCAGCAGCTTAGAAATCTTGACCATCGAGAGAGCCTCTTTGCAAGAAGTACCTTCGAATCTGTGTGCCCTTACTCCTAAGTTGAAATCTTT GGACTTGAGCTCGAACGAGTTGTCGCGAATCCCAGACCTTAGTGAGTGCAAAGAGCTCAGAATTTT GGAGCTCTCTAAGAACCAGATCGAAACTGTCGAATCTCATCCATTTTCCGCCCTGTCGCAGCTTCACGACTTGCTGTTGTCGCGCAACAAAATCAAACACGTGCCGCAAGAAGCGTTCAAAGGACTGTCAAAACTGCAAGTTTT GGATCTGGAGGGGAACGGCATTGAGAGCATTCATCCCGAAACATTCATTCCATTAACCACTCTAGAGGACCT AAACTTGGGCAACAACCAATTCTCTCATTTGCCCGAGCAAGGGCTTAGCAACCTCTTGCACCTGAAGACCTTCAACAACCCCAACCTGAGGGAGTTCCCCGGTCCTCAGCATTTCCCTCGCATTTTGACCCTGGTGCTCTCGTACGCTTACCACTGTTGTGCATTTCAACCTCCGGACGAGGAAGACGCAGACTCATTGGACCAAAATAAACTCGTCTTCGATGACACAGTCATCTTTCCCGGTTCTGGCTCCAATTTTGACCTCGGCCTTTGGAATTCGAGCGATTCGGAGCTCTGGCCTAAACTGA gaaacCTGACGGACAAATTTGGGCCCGACATTGCCAAGATTCTCGAGTCCTTTGGCCCGGATGTAACATACCCTAGCAACCTGCCAGCCTACATGGAGGAGTACTACGAAGAACACGTAGGTGCCAAACGACACGGTCGAGTTCATTGTCTTCCATTACCAG GGCCGTTTTTGCCCTGCCATGATTTATTCGACTGGTGGACGTTGCGATGCGGCGTGTGGATTGTCTTTTTGCTCGCCATGCTTGGCAACGGCACCGTAGTTTTTGTGCTCACATTCTCCCGCAGCAAAATGGACGTGCCAAGATTCCTCGTCTGCAACCTGGCCATGGCTGACTTTTTTATGGGCATTTATCTCG GCTTTTTGGCGGTGGTGGATGCATCAACACTCGGCGAATTTCGCAAGTACGCCATCCCGTGGCAAATGTCGGTCGGCTGCCAGTTGGCCGGCTTCCTCGGTGTGCTCAGCTGCGAGCTGTCCGTCTACACGTTGGCCGTGATCACCCTGGAGAGGAACTACGCCATCACGCACGCCATGCACCTGAACAAGCGACTCTCCCTGAAGCACGCCGGCTACATAATGCTGGGCGGATGGACCTTCTCCCTCTCCATGGCCATCCTGCCACTCATCGGCATCTCCGACTATCGCAAATTCGCAGTCTGCCTGCCCTTCGAGACCATGGGCACCGCGTCGCTGTCCTATGTTGTTTTCCTCATGTTCATCAACGGTGTTGCTTTTCTCATCCTCATGGGGTGCTACCTCAAGATGTACTGTGCCATCAGGGGATCACAG GCCTGGAACTCGAACGACTCTCGTATCGCCAAGCGAATGGCCTTGCTGGTGTTCACCGACTTCATCTGCTGGTCTCCGATCGCCTTCTTCTCGCTGACGGCGGCGTTCGGCCTGCAGCTGATCTCGCTGGAGCAGGCCAAGGTGTTCACGGTGTTCGTGCTGCCGCTGAACTCGTGCTGCAACCCGTTCCTCTACGCCATCCTGACGAAGCAGTTCAAGAAGGACTGCGTGCTCATCTGCAAGGCGATCGAGGAGTCGCGCGTGACCAGAGGCATCGGCCGGTGCAGGCACAGCTCCAACTTCAGCAACCGCCAGACGCCGGCCAACACCAACAGCCTGGTCGACCGCTCGTCCCGCGAGCACGCTCCGTGCGCCTGCTCCGCCATGAACATCGCGTCGCCCACGGCCAAGCTGCTCGCCCAGAATCCGCGCATGCAGCGCATCGAGATAGCCTCGCCCAACAGAAATGCACCTGCAAGGATGTGGATCATGGACAAG GTGTCCTGGTTCCTGTGCCACAAAGACGTGCCACTGGAGAGGAACGACCAATACGCATACCAGATCGCAGAAATCCAACAGAAGCAGCACAAACGTGCGTCATCAGTCTCAAGCGAAAACTTCAGCTCGTCGAGGTCGGACTCGTGGCGCAACGCTCACCACAGGTGCGGAATCCCGCTGCGCTTGCTCGACCCGAAACGCAGATCGTCCTGGGCAGTAACTCGGAAGACCTCACAA GAGTCGAACCTGTCAAGCTCCCGGAACGATTCTGCCACGTCGGCGTCGACGTCAACGTGGCGCATGTCGCGCTCGTCGGCGTCGGGAAGCGAGTCATACGTGGTGCCGAAAAACCGGGCCGCGTCTGCGTCGTCGGCGGCCGCACATCCGTCCCCCCTGCAGCCACTGCTGCCGGTggcgagcggcggcggcgccgagcCGGTGGTGGTGCCGTGCAAGGCCAAGCCGCGGCTCACCAGGCAGAGCGCCGTGTCGCACCCCGAGCTGGGCGACGAGCCGGCGCCCCGCGGCCTGCTGGTGCGCCACCTGGCCACCATTCCTTCGGCCGCGGAGAGCACAGAGGTCGGTGGCGCCGGCGCTGACTTTGCCAGCGCCGTTTCTACCTCAACAAACAGTCAGCTGGAGCCTAGTCACAAAGAATCAGTTAAGGACGACAgcattgtttaa